One Hordeum vulgare subsp. vulgare chromosome 4H, MorexV3_pseudomolecules_assembly, whole genome shotgun sequence DNA window includes the following coding sequences:
- the LOC123450249 gene encoding F-box protein SKIP16, whose amino-acid sequence MASPPTWPAAPTGLESMEGLALDTIIAKADTCHATALACASAHLRTAVAEDVIWRSFCSRDLGLDAPRDPTTARSPPSRSHNDVNVLQRSSVFASLVEGNNPSISVNINVSISVCLSPPSPVPPPPSPPPPTHRATLMASPPTGPAAPAGLESMEGLALDTIIAKAGARPAAALACASTHLRAAVAEDAVWRSFCSRDLGLDAPLDPEDRPLPSFKDAYKVWSESFGMYPLPLVKRVKLFWSSLKSWISENFPEALRTLSKGASEAQIRSAEDDLGFKLPMPTKLLYRFCNGQLPFSKNHFENIRMAPLGIIGGYVFYDHNVNVHLSSLEQMVEETKEFKFKLEDEGVPIGANLALVASSWYHPKTFLLNCSSGELYVGTANLSAGEMMPCVPKSLVKPTNSDMPQDGLLLWLEEHLRRLQNGMIKIRPLKTSRYICLYPEASPLCSSAVTNGVKVRASAVFAPEHPHGVGRVGIYLYSYSIRLSVPEACMLGGVYFSSCQLHSRHWIIRCGDRVVSDVHGEGVIGEYPLLLPGQDEFVYESCTPLNGSSGSVEGSFTFLPGRVTRPEGKPFNVTVAPFTLEVPDYIF is encoded by the exons ATGGCTTCGCCGCCGACATGGCCCGCGGCCCCGACGGGTTTAGAGAGCATGGAGGGGCTCGCCCTCGACACTATCATCGCCAAGGCCGACACGTGCCATGCGACCGCGCTCGCATGCGCCAGCGCGCACTTGCGCACCGCCGTCGCCGAGGATGTCATCTGGCGCAGCTTCTGCTCCCGAGACCTCGGCCTTGACGCGCCCCGCGACCCGACGACCGCCCGCTCCCCTCCTTCAAG ATCACACAATGATGTCAACGTGCTTCAACGATCGTCGGTGTTTGCAAGTCTTGTCGAAGGCAACAACCCGTCGATCAGTGTTAACATCAACG TCAGCATCTCCGTGTGTCTCTCTCCCCCTTCCCCCGTCCCCCCCCCACCCTCACCCCCACCTCCGACACACCGCGCCACGCTGATGGCTTCGCCGCCGACGGGGCCCGCGGCGCCGGCGGGTTTAGAGAGCATGGAGGGGCTCGCCCTCGACACTATCATCGCCAAGGCCGGCGCGCGCCCTGCGGCCGCGCTCGCCTGCGCCAGCACGCACCTGCGCGCCGCCGTCGCCGAGGACGCCGTCTGGCGCAGCTTCTGCTCCCGAGACCTCGGCCTCGACGCGCCCCTCGACCCCGAGGACCGCCCGCTCCCCTCTTTCAAG GATGCATATAAAGTTTGGTCAGAGTCTTTTGGTATGTATCCATTACCCCTGGTAAAGAGAGTGAAACTTTTTTGGAGCTCATTAAAAAGCTGGATTTCTGAAAACTTCCCTGAAGCACTCAGAACTTTGAGTAAAGGTGCTTCTGAAGCTCAGATAAGATCAGCGGAAGATGATCTTGGTTTCAAGCTTCCTATGCCCACGAAGCTATTGTACCGCTTTTGCAATGGTCAGCTGCCTTTCAGTAAAAACCACTTTGAGAATATACGCATGGCTCCTCTTGGCATAATAGGAGGTTATGTGTTTTATGATCACAATGTAAATGTGCACCTGTCATCGCTTGAGCAAATGGTCGAAGAGACAAAAGAATTTAAATTCAAATTGGAGGATGAAGGTGTTCCCATTGGGGCCAACCTTGCATTAGTGGCAAGTTCATGGTATCATCCTAAAACGTTTCTTCTCAATTGTTCAAGTGGTGAACTTTACGTTGGCACTGCCAACTTATCAGCTGGAGAAATGATGCCATGTGTACCAAAATCATTGGTAAAGCCAACTAATAGTGATATGCCCCAAGATGGATTACTTTTGTGGTTGGAAGAGCACCTTAGGCGCTTACAGAATGGCATGATCAAGATCCGCCCGCTTAAGACGTCAAGGTATATCTGCTTGTATCCAGAAGCATCCCCATTGTGTTCGTCAGCAGTGACAAATGGTGTAAAG GTACGTGCATCTGCTGTCTTTGCACCAGAACATCCTCATGGTGTGGGGCGTGTGGGCATATATCTGTACAGCTATTCCATCCGCCTGTCAGTTCCTGAGGCATGCATGTTGGGTGGAGTTTACTTTTCTTCCTGCCAGCTTCATTCACGCCACTGGATCATCCGATGTGGAGACAGGGTTGTTTCGGATGTGCATGGGGAAGGTGTTATTGGGGAG TATCCTTTACTTTTACCAGGCCAGGACGAGTTTGTCTATGAGAGTTGCACGCCACTGAATGGCAGTAGTGGATCGGTCGAGGGCTCTTTTACATTTCTGCCTGGGAG GGTGACCCGACCAGAAGGAAAACCATTCAATGTCACGGTGGCTCCGTTCACTCTGGAAGTACCCGACTACATCTTCTGA